Proteins co-encoded in one Salvia splendens isolate huo1 chromosome 4, SspV2, whole genome shotgun sequence genomic window:
- the LOC121798959 gene encoding uncharacterized protein At1g15400-like — translation MAGLQRSAVSFRRQGSSGFVWDDKFLSGELNKLADQQKEEYKNKRSQNLKSGEKSASAAENFAVSGGIAIERSRSSGGRANRAGRAPPPLEPPSPRVSACGLCGAFGNSGKTRRRPPKAAKRVM, via the coding sequence ATGGCAGGGTTGCAGAGATCAGCAGTATCATTCAGGAGACAAGGATCCTCTGGATTCGTATGGGACGATAAATTCCTCTCTGGAGAGCTCAACAAGCTCGCCGACCAACAAAAGGAAGAATACAAAAACAAGAGATCTCAAAACCTCAAATCGGGGGAAAAATCCGCATCCGCCGCCGAGAATTTCGCTGTAAGCGGCGGAATCGCAATCGAGAGGAGCCGATCCAGCGGCGGACGCGCCAACCGCGCGGGGAGAGCTCCGCCGCCGCTCGAGCCGCCGTCCCCTAGGGTTTCCGCCTGCGGACTCTGCGGCGCCTTCGGAAACAGCGGCAAGACGCGCCGCCGGCCGCCCAAGGCTGCCAAGCGCGTGATGTGA